In Salvelinus alpinus chromosome 20, SLU_Salpinus.1, whole genome shotgun sequence, a genomic segment contains:
- the LOC139546550 gene encoding apolipoprotein A-I-like: MNVLVLLALAVFTGCNANGLWQDQSQQQLDMVKDAFWDYVAKATLTAEDTLQKIRQSEVAHEVNTMVSESADAVNQYTVAMRGQVTPLTQDLLAKFSQEAEQLKARLEKDLSTMTAKLQPYSDEWNADIQRQVEELKRDMTTYAEALDSDALKTTLLQKSEELKGSLEKSVQQLQARLGPYTEDLKQKIDQNLEEFQKSMIPLTQSFQTQLTQRTQELQQNLAPYGEELKKLDPLAQDLKAQLAALWDSFTKKIQ; this comes from the exons ATGAATGTCTTAGTGCTGCTTGCTCTTGCTGTTTTCACTG GGTGCAATGCCAATGGCCTGTGGCAGGACCAGTCTCAGCAACAGCTGGACATGGTGAAAGATGCATTCTGGGACTATGTCGCCAAGGCAACACTCACCGCTGAGGACACCCTACAGAAGATCCGACAGTCAGAGGTGGCACACGAAGTTAA cACCATGGTCTCTGAGAGTGCTGATGCTGTGAACCAGTACACCGTGGCCATGCGTGGGCAGGTGACTCCTCTGACTCAGGACCTGCTGGCAAAGTTTTCCCAGGAGGCCGAGCAGCTTAAGGCTCGTCTGGAGAAGGACCTGAGCACCATGACAGCCAAGCTGCAGCCCTACTCTGACGAGTGGAACGCAGACATCCAGAGGCAGGTGGAGGAGCTGAAAAGGGACATGACCACCTACGCTGAGGCCCTGGACTCTGACGCCCTGAAGACCACTCTACTCCAGAAGAGTGAGGAGCTGAAAGGAAGCCTGGAGAAGAGTGTGCAGCAGCTGCAGGCCCGGCTGGGCCCCTACACTGAGGATCTGAAGCAGAAAATAGACCAGAACCTGGAAGAGTTCCAAAAGAGCATGATTCCCCTGACCCAGAGCTTCCAGACACAGCTGACCCAGAGAACCCAGGAGCTTCAGCAGAACCTGGCCCCCTATGGAGAGGAGCTGAAGAAGCTGGACCCATTGGCCCAGGACCTGAAGGCCCAACTAGCTGCTCTCTGGGACTCCTTCACCAAGAAGATCCAGTAA